Proteins encoded together in one Stutzerimonas stutzeri window:
- the brxL gene encoding protease Lon-related BREX system protein BrxL, with the protein MTIELDKDLDQLLNEHFAGRVVRKDLTKLIKEGANVPVYVLEYLLGMYCASDDPEVIEQGLRNVKTVLAENYVRPDEAEKVKSLVRERGSYKVIDRVTVRLNEKKDRYEASFSNLGIKDAEISAGIVKEYEKLLVGGIWVIATLSYYHEEGQSGSPFGVNLLKPIQMPNMNMQELFAGRAALSTDQWRETLIRSIGMEPSTLDESVQWHLLARMVPFVENNYNVCELGPRGTGKSHIYKECSPNSMLVSGGQTTVANLFYNMSSRRIGLVGLWDVVAFDEVAGINFKDKDGVQIMKDYMASGSFGRGREQMEASASMVFVGNINQSVESLVKTSHLLAPFPEQMIDSAFFDRFHAYIPGWEIPKMRPEFFTNRYGLIVDYLAEFFREMRKRSFADAIDRHFKLGNNLNQRDVIAVRKTVSGLLKLLYPHDQFTKEDVRKCLEYALQVRRRVKEQLKKIGGMEFYDVHFSYIDNETLEERFVTVTEQGGGGLIPEGRGKPGFIHTIGLSSKGMPGVYRIELQVTKGSGKLATSGLWNSAQAREQVKIAFDYFRANASRISASAKVLEHDFHLHVVELQNTGPLTHMALPSLVAFASGLLGRPAQPQMVVLGDMSLGGSITPVESIAECLQVTLDAGGKRVALPMSSAMDIPTIPAELFTKFQTSFYADPVDAVFKALGVD; encoded by the coding sequence ATGACTATCGAGCTGGATAAAGACCTCGACCAGTTGCTCAACGAGCATTTCGCCGGTCGCGTGGTGCGCAAGGACCTGACCAAGCTGATTAAGGAAGGGGCGAACGTCCCCGTCTATGTGCTGGAGTACCTGCTCGGCATGTACTGCGCCTCGGACGATCCCGAAGTGATCGAGCAGGGGCTGCGCAATGTGAAGACGGTGCTGGCGGAGAACTATGTGCGCCCGGATGAGGCCGAGAAGGTCAAATCCCTGGTGCGAGAGCGCGGCAGCTACAAGGTCATCGACCGGGTGACTGTGCGTCTGAACGAGAAGAAGGACCGCTACGAGGCGTCTTTCAGCAACCTGGGCATCAAGGATGCGGAAATCTCCGCAGGGATCGTCAAGGAGTACGAAAAGCTGCTGGTCGGCGGGATCTGGGTGATTGCCACGCTGAGCTACTACCACGAGGAAGGCCAGTCCGGCTCGCCCTTCGGTGTGAATCTGCTAAAGCCGATCCAGATGCCGAACATGAACATGCAGGAGCTGTTCGCCGGCCGTGCTGCGCTGAGCACCGATCAGTGGCGCGAAACGCTGATCCGTTCGATTGGTATGGAGCCGTCGACCTTGGATGAGTCGGTGCAGTGGCACCTGCTCGCGCGCATGGTTCCCTTCGTTGAGAACAACTACAACGTCTGCGAGCTGGGCCCGCGGGGCACAGGCAAGAGCCACATCTACAAGGAATGTTCGCCCAACAGCATGCTGGTGTCGGGCGGGCAGACCACGGTGGCCAACCTGTTCTACAACATGAGCAGCCGGCGCATCGGCCTGGTTGGGCTCTGGGATGTGGTGGCCTTCGACGAAGTTGCCGGGATCAACTTCAAGGACAAGGACGGCGTGCAGATCATGAAGGACTACATGGCGTCCGGTTCCTTCGGTCGTGGCCGGGAACAGATGGAGGCCTCGGCTTCGATGGTCTTCGTCGGCAACATCAACCAGAGTGTCGAGTCTCTGGTGAAGACTAGCCACCTGCTGGCTCCCTTCCCGGAGCAAATGATCGATTCAGCGTTCTTCGACCGTTTCCACGCCTACATCCCTGGCTGGGAAATCCCGAAGATGCGTCCGGAGTTTTTCACCAACAGGTACGGTCTGATCGTCGATTACCTGGCGGAGTTCTTCCGCGAAATGCGCAAGCGCAGCTTCGCCGACGCCATCGACAGGCACTTCAAACTGGGTAACAACCTCAACCAGCGTGACGTGATTGCGGTGCGCAAGACCGTTTCCGGTCTGCTCAAGCTGCTCTATCCCCATGACCAGTTCACCAAGGAGGACGTGCGCAAGTGCCTGGAGTACGCCCTGCAGGTCCGTCGCCGGGTGAAGGAGCAGTTGAAGAAGATCGGCGGCATGGAGTTCTACGATGTGCATTTCAGCTACATCGACAACGAGACCCTCGAAGAGCGCTTCGTGACAGTGACAGAGCAGGGCGGTGGTGGTTTGATTCCCGAAGGGCGTGGTAAGCCGGGCTTCATCCATACCATCGGCCTGAGCAGCAAGGGCATGCCAGGGGTTTACCGGATCGAGCTGCAGGTCACTAAGGGCAGCGGCAAACTGGCCACCTCCGGCCTTTGGAATTCAGCCCAGGCCAGGGAGCAGGTGAAGATCGCCTTCGATTACTTCAGGGCCAATGCTTCAAGGATCAGCGCCTCAGCCAAGGTGCTAGAACACGACTTCCATCTGCACGTGGTAGAGCTGCAGAACACCGGGCCACTCACCCACATGGCATTACCCAGCCTGGTGGCCTTCGCCTCCGGCCTCCTTGGGAGACCAGCCCAGCCACAGATGGTGGTGCTGGGGGATATGAGCCTGGGCGGCAGCATCACTCCGGTGGAAAGCATCGCCGAGTGCTTGCAAGTCACCTTAGACGCAGGCGGTAAACGCGTTGCCCTGCCAATGAGTAGCGCAATGGATATCCCGACCATCCCGGCCGAGCTGTTCACTAAATTTCAGACCAGTTTCTATGCTGATCCGGTGGATGCAGTCTTCAAGGCACTGGGGGTGGATTGA
- the pglZ gene encoding BREX-1 system phosphatase PglZ type A, whose product MDSKQLTQGLQQAFFAENHRIVFWYDPEQSFAEVLGELDLPEVRVLNMGGESTLGVKLKLELEDTEGRYLLYFPCSEPDAEDDWLLDIKLYSRSFYADKVSMIFNELGLQQMSLREHLAHRESFLRSAARVAALKRLIQPTATAEELDQAMIAVLLGASACDIANLLFTLAELAVRDDLGLETNPAVIDELYQHQLMPALLQALRDEVGYPASVEELSGEKPFSFGHVLIRLLATGFCESISDIPSWASAIAISSAGARATSRALLSRWRDSSRFYKSYDEVSSWVADALRIREKLGELSLETLANVATFEAVERQIIIDLTQSIPGAAPRDLQLFSRIISDRLDNYWASRHKDDEIRRKYGLLYGALMAAIELFGLRLQFAAGFHYADTEALYKAYEDELYRFDSAYRHYVAASQRAHVELLKRLDEEVEQCYAYWYLDQLGRNWSDCVEAEQRLEHWKIAGVPNQQDFYERWVRPQFEKHRSKRLVVIISDAFRYECAVELRERINEKRYSEATLASQLGVVPSYTALGMASLLPHKTLEYREGAGDTVFVDGQSTAGTAQRDKILAQYQGMAVTADEVKGWSRDEGREKLKDKQLVYVYHDVIDDRSDGGGPSESDTFLHVEIAIEELTELTRKILMHFNTSTVLVTADHGFLFQRSRLEAADRTALVDKPEGAFKSKKRYVLGHVLPEAKEVWHGSTRHTAGTESDTRFWIPKGANRFHFVGGARFVHGGAMPQEIVVPVLTVNQLRGEKAERRTKRKVGVISPKSVLKMVNSIQRFDLMQTEAVSEQVLPVTVAVAIYEGDQMISSEEVVTFDCATDSMSERLKQVRLSLSGSDFDRKKDYFLVIRDKDLNTELERYRVTIDLAFTDDFF is encoded by the coding sequence ATGGACTCCAAGCAGCTGACCCAGGGCCTGCAGCAGGCTTTTTTCGCGGAAAACCACCGCATCGTGTTCTGGTACGACCCGGAGCAGAGCTTTGCCGAGGTGCTGGGCGAGCTCGACCTGCCAGAAGTGCGGGTGCTGAACATGGGGGGGGAGTCCACACTGGGCGTCAAGTTGAAGCTGGAGCTGGAGGACACCGAGGGCCGCTACCTGCTGTATTTTCCCTGTTCCGAGCCGGATGCCGAGGATGACTGGCTGCTCGACATCAAGCTGTACTCGCGCAGTTTCTATGCCGACAAGGTGTCGATGATCTTCAACGAGCTGGGCCTGCAGCAGATGAGCCTGCGCGAGCACCTGGCTCACCGGGAAAGCTTCCTCAGAAGCGCTGCGCGGGTCGCGGCGCTCAAGCGCCTGATCCAGCCGACAGCTACTGCCGAGGAGCTGGATCAGGCAATGATCGCCGTACTGCTGGGCGCGTCGGCCTGCGATATCGCCAACTTGCTCTTCACGCTGGCCGAACTGGCCGTGCGTGATGATCTGGGCCTGGAAACCAATCCGGCGGTCATTGATGAGTTGTATCAGCATCAGTTGATGCCGGCGCTGCTTCAGGCGCTGCGCGATGAAGTGGGTTATCCCGCCAGCGTGGAGGAGCTCAGTGGCGAGAAGCCGTTCAGCTTCGGCCACGTCCTTATTCGCCTGCTGGCCACCGGTTTCTGCGAAAGCATTTCCGACATCCCGAGCTGGGCGTCGGCGATTGCCATCTCGTCGGCCGGCGCGCGTGCGACCTCGCGTGCCCTGCTGTCGCGCTGGCGGGACAGTTCGCGGTTCTACAAGAGTTATGACGAGGTTTCGTCCTGGGTCGCCGATGCCCTGCGGATCCGCGAGAAGCTCGGCGAGCTGTCGCTGGAAACCCTGGCCAATGTCGCCACCTTCGAGGCGGTGGAGCGACAGATCATCATCGATCTGACCCAGTCGATTCCCGGTGCCGCGCCACGCGATCTTCAGCTGTTCTCGCGAATCATCTCGGATCGCCTGGACAACTACTGGGCCTCGCGCCACAAGGATGACGAGATCCGCCGCAAGTATGGGCTGCTGTACGGTGCCTTGATGGCGGCCATCGAGCTGTTCGGCCTACGCCTGCAGTTTGCTGCCGGCTTCCACTACGCCGACACCGAGGCGCTGTACAAGGCCTATGAAGACGAGCTCTACCGTTTCGACAGTGCTTACCGACACTACGTCGCTGCCTCGCAGCGTGCCCATGTCGAGCTGCTGAAGAGGCTCGATGAGGAAGTCGAGCAGTGTTACGCCTATTGGTATCTCGACCAGTTGGGCCGTAACTGGAGCGATTGTGTCGAGGCCGAACAGCGGCTGGAGCACTGGAAGATTGCCGGTGTGCCCAACCAGCAGGACTTCTACGAGCGTTGGGTGCGTCCGCAGTTCGAGAAACACCGCAGCAAGCGCCTGGTGGTGATCATCAGTGACGCCTTCCGTTACGAGTGTGCAGTGGAGCTGCGCGAGCGCATCAATGAAAAGCGCTATAGCGAGGCGACGCTGGCCAGCCAGTTGGGCGTGGTGCCCAGCTACACCGCGCTGGGCATGGCCTCGCTATTGCCGCACAAGACGCTCGAATACCGTGAGGGTGCAGGTGATACCGTGTTCGTCGATGGTCAGTCCACGGCCGGCACCGCGCAGCGCGACAAGATTCTGGCCCAGTACCAGGGCATGGCAGTCACCGCCGACGAGGTGAAGGGCTGGTCGCGTGATGAGGGGCGCGAGAAGCTCAAGGACAAACAGCTGGTCTATGTCTATCACGACGTGATCGACGACCGCAGCGACGGCGGCGGCCCGTCCGAGTCGGACACCTTTCTACATGTGGAAATCGCCATCGAGGAGCTGACCGAGCTGACCCGCAAGATCCTCATGCACTTCAATACCAGCACGGTACTGGTGACGGCCGACCATGGCTTCCTGTTCCAGCGCAGCCGGCTGGAGGCTGCCGACCGCACCGCGTTAGTCGACAAGCCCGAGGGGGCCTTCAAGAGCAAGAAGCGCTATGTGTTGGGGCACGTACTCCCGGAGGCCAAGGAGGTCTGGCACGGTTCGACACGCCATACGGCGGGCACCGAATCCGATACCCGCTTCTGGATTCCCAAGGGGGCCAACCGCTTCCACTTCGTCGGTGGCGCCCGCTTCGTGCATGGCGGAGCCATGCCTCAGGAGATCGTCGTGCCGGTGCTGACGGTCAACCAGCTGCGCGGCGAGAAAGCCGAGAGGCGCACCAAGCGCAAGGTCGGTGTGATTTCCCCGAAGTCGGTGCTGAAGATGGTTAACAGCATCCAGCGCTTCGATCTGATGCAAACCGAGGCAGTCAGTGAACAGGTGCTGCCGGTGACCGTGGCGGTGGCCATCTACGAGGGCGATCAGATGATCTCCAGCGAGGAGGTGGTGACCTTTGATTGCGCCACTGACTCGATGAGCGAACGCCTCAAGCAGGTACGGTTGTCGCTGTCGGGAAGCGACTTTGACCGCAAGAAGGACTACTTCCTGGTCATTCGCGACAAGGATCTGAATACCGAACTGGAGCGTTACCGCGTCACCATCGATCTGGCCTTCACCGACGACTTCTTCTGA
- a CDS encoding dTMP kinase, producing the protein MGGFIAVEGLDGVGKSTVVQQLAGCFSGHAMSTPGAALRECRQAVLHAFAEDELAKALFYTASVSSQGRQARKKAERGEWVFMDRYWASTFAYAKARGVTAEIETLSLSLIQPDLTVLLLLNESERQRRLHARGATVEDMETLDPIFRQCVLDELQARANLVIDITGLNVAEVANSVSGAIRANGPRTVA; encoded by the coding sequence ATGGGCGGTTTTATTGCAGTCGAGGGGCTGGATGGGGTCGGCAAGTCTACGGTGGTCCAGCAGCTAGCAGGGTGTTTTTCCGGCCATGCAATGAGTACGCCGGGGGCGGCACTGCGCGAGTGTCGTCAGGCCGTGCTGCACGCCTTTGCAGAGGACGAACTGGCCAAGGCGTTGTTCTATACGGCCAGCGTATCCAGCCAAGGACGGCAGGCTCGCAAAAAGGCTGAGCGTGGCGAATGGGTATTCATGGATCGCTACTGGGCTTCGACGTTCGCCTATGCCAAGGCTCGCGGTGTCACGGCTGAAATCGAGACATTGAGCCTGAGCCTGATCCAACCTGACCTGACGGTGTTGTTGCTGCTCAATGAATCGGAGCGACAACGTCGCCTGCATGCTCGCGGCGCCACGGTGGAGGACATGGAGACCCTGGATCCAATTTTTCGCCAATGCGTACTCGACGAGTTGCAGGCTCGCGCCAATCTTGTGATCGATATCACTGGCCTTAACGTGGCCGAGGTTGCAAACAGCGTCTCTGGCGCCATAAGGGCCAATGGACCTCGGACAGTCGCCTGA
- a CDS encoding B12-binding domain-containing radical SAM protein — protein sequence MSLVILVSLDWRRPQDGKTGLGIGSIAAALQAADVPWRIVEAQVNSPNFSLQQVSTELLQAIVEAGPGCLVGFGTYVWNDAEVQSLIRQIKGTGIRIVLGGPQISFMSKGQLEGTYPGVDYFVRGQGELAMVALACGELPDDCGIHVAGTPDQGSKADHDLLALPSPYLLGTVAPQASIRWETQRGCPFKCSFCQHRQPGNRLRTQCFDAKRLERELALFAATGVKRISVLDPIFHANPGRAVETLNSIKAAGVRAQFSLQCRFETCTPEFLEALDGLDVTLEFGLQTTVDAEYRAIDRPNHMEIVRSRIRELHERQIDFEVSLIYGLPHQTLDSFRSSVDWCLQQRVPRVRAWPLMLLRGTPLHEQKARYGFRESVDQRIPIVVASNSFSEAEHAEMARMALELEAN from the coding sequence ATGAGTCTGGTCATTCTGGTATCGCTGGACTGGCGGCGCCCGCAGGATGGCAAGACCGGCCTGGGCATCGGTTCGATTGCGGCGGCCTTGCAGGCTGCGGATGTGCCGTGGCGGATAGTTGAGGCTCAGGTCAACAGCCCGAACTTCTCACTGCAGCAGGTATCCACCGAGCTGTTGCAGGCCATTGTCGAGGCTGGCCCCGGTTGCCTGGTCGGCTTCGGTACCTATGTGTGGAACGATGCTGAGGTACAGAGTCTGATCCGCCAGATCAAAGGCACTGGCATAAGGATCGTGCTCGGCGGTCCGCAGATTTCCTTTATGAGCAAAGGGCAGCTGGAAGGAACGTACCCTGGTGTGGACTATTTCGTCCGTGGCCAGGGCGAGCTGGCAATGGTCGCGCTGGCCTGCGGGGAATTGCCCGATGACTGCGGTATCCATGTCGCTGGCACGCCCGATCAGGGCAGCAAGGCAGACCACGATCTGCTCGCATTGCCCTCGCCGTACCTGCTGGGCACGGTGGCTCCACAGGCCAGCATTCGCTGGGAAACTCAGCGCGGCTGTCCTTTCAAGTGCTCCTTCTGCCAGCATCGTCAACCGGGCAATCGGCTCAGGACCCAGTGCTTTGATGCGAAGCGCCTGGAGCGTGAGCTGGCCCTGTTTGCCGCTACAGGAGTAAAGCGCATCTCGGTGCTGGATCCGATCTTTCACGCCAATCCTGGGCGGGCCGTCGAGACCCTGAACAGCATCAAGGCCGCAGGTGTGAGAGCTCAGTTCTCGTTGCAGTGCCGTTTCGAAACCTGCACCCCAGAGTTTCTGGAGGCGCTCGATGGGCTCGATGTGACGCTGGAGTTCGGTCTGCAGACGACCGTGGACGCCGAGTATCGAGCGATCGACCGGCCCAACCATATGGAAATTGTTCGTAGCAGAATTCGCGAACTGCATGAGCGGCAGATCGACTTCGAGGTTTCGCTGATCTATGGCTTGCCACATCAGACGCTGGACAGCTTCCGCTCCAGCGTGGATTGGTGCCTGCAACAGCGGGTGCCGCGCGTGCGAGCCTGGCCGCTGATGTTGCTGCGTGGCACACCGCTCCATGAGCAGAAAGCACGTTACGGATTCAGGGAAAGCGTCGACCAGCGCATCCCCATCGTGGTTGCCAGTAACAGCTTTTCGGAGGCGGAACATGCCGAAATGGCCCGAATGGCTCTGGAACTAGAGGCGAATTGA
- a CDS encoding ankyrin repeat domain-containing protein: MSREIVLLTPGAALRILITASGYRPCFNSRGLDKDLDDLGLEKRPGSNFELLQDCQAQWLRAIREDCGADWSNLIDSAWHRHSSLLRLFARDTDTTAMIPERAREALLPLLIIPELSGFIRRASREIPLLDLKTWWEVPFVTWLQVAASQSGLPAAQLRQRVVNHLDIDERTLDRWQQGESIGLNLWPYRVSVQALLTGSSLTAKQVERLTGWLVMAVALQSLSAELRDSIKRDFHMHDHRPLKSEQQVREQLKREAADRSSLPLRDQVAPVLADLDRMFADARGNQRQIRDRLDWLQALYERGSPLVRAAHEYLWSWLSARLAANLGEKDKALELYATACKQAWWRAGPNQHAILREALCYAVGVGDKVGAKHYWDKCYLLGLNNPPQLELDEQVLRRLSFEFERLFAPQKAAQRIPPAMRVEMPDKPFSPSSTDLKKPNALRKYADGRVRYTPLMNAVLWGELEHVKRLVQAGGDPNVFIPESGENALIMALRRAYERKDPEIFQYLLTLDISPETANRPASTKRETPLQIAMNMADSVVVDRLIALGANVEQACFTSPSALVYAMALLHDSIHVSDPAQLKAYLEGRVPADAFDAKCGTILDCELSAQRQGWHAMLAEPRKKLIFEAVRKHFSGSANALREVVTTLLAKGADPNRRYADFNGHRDRWTPTLFAAQLGDLDVLKAMIAAGGDPWASLEEDDSLSEKNALWVAVAYQRHTVVEHLLTLLPQRLWH, from the coding sequence ATGAGCCGCGAAATAGTTCTTTTAACACCAGGCGCAGCCCTACGCATATTGATTACAGCATCTGGCTATCGTCCTTGCTTCAACAGCAGGGGTCTTGACAAGGATCTGGATGATCTGGGCCTTGAAAAGCGACCGGGCAGCAACTTCGAGTTGCTACAGGATTGCCAAGCGCAATGGCTACGAGCCATCCGAGAAGACTGCGGAGCTGACTGGAGCAACCTAATCGATTCGGCTTGGCATCGACATAGCAGTCTTTTGCGCTTATTCGCGCGCGATACCGATACAACAGCAATGATTCCAGAGCGCGCCCGCGAGGCGCTGCTCCCGCTGCTGATAATCCCCGAGTTGTCCGGCTTCATTCGTCGCGCCAGCCGTGAAATCCCTCTTCTCGACTTGAAGACCTGGTGGGAGGTGCCTTTTGTGACCTGGCTGCAGGTGGCGGCAAGCCAGAGCGGCTTGCCAGCAGCCCAGCTGCGACAGCGAGTTGTCAATCATCTCGATATTGATGAGCGCACCCTAGACCGTTGGCAGCAGGGTGAGTCGATTGGCTTAAACCTGTGGCCCTACCGGGTATCGGTACAGGCTCTGCTCACAGGCAGCAGCTTGACTGCCAAGCAGGTGGAGCGACTCACGGGCTGGCTGGTCATGGCCGTGGCGCTGCAATCCTTGTCAGCGGAGCTGCGCGACAGCATCAAGCGTGACTTTCATATGCATGACCACCGACCGCTGAAGTCCGAGCAGCAGGTTCGTGAGCAGTTGAAGCGGGAGGCTGCCGACCGCAGCAGCCTGCCTTTGCGTGATCAGGTCGCTCCTGTGCTGGCAGATCTTGATCGAATGTTTGCCGATGCCCGGGGCAATCAGCGGCAGATTCGTGATCGTCTCGATTGGCTGCAGGCTCTGTATGAGCGCGGTAGCCCGTTGGTGCGGGCGGCCCATGAGTATCTGTGGTCATGGCTATCGGCACGGTTGGCAGCCAATCTTGGTGAGAAGGACAAAGCGCTTGAGTTGTATGCCACCGCCTGCAAGCAGGCCTGGTGGCGAGCCGGCCCCAATCAGCATGCGATTCTTCGAGAGGCGCTGTGTTATGCCGTGGGTGTAGGCGATAAGGTTGGCGCCAAGCATTACTGGGACAAATGCTACCTGCTCGGATTGAACAACCCGCCGCAGCTGGAACTGGACGAGCAGGTACTGCGCCGCCTGTCCTTTGAGTTCGAGCGGCTGTTTGCGCCACAGAAGGCGGCGCAGCGTATTCCTCCCGCGATGCGTGTCGAGATGCCGGACAAGCCATTCTCCCCGTCATCCACGGATCTGAAAAAGCCCAACGCACTGCGCAAGTACGCCGATGGGCGAGTCCGTTATACGCCGCTGATGAATGCGGTGCTGTGGGGTGAGCTGGAGCACGTCAAAAGGCTCGTACAGGCCGGGGGTGACCCGAATGTGTTCATTCCCGAGTCAGGTGAGAATGCGCTGATCATGGCGCTGCGCCGAGCATATGAGCGCAAGGATCCGGAGATCTTTCAGTATCTGCTGACGCTGGATATCAGCCCGGAAACAGCCAATCGTCCAGCCTCGACCAAGCGGGAAACACCGCTGCAGATCGCCATGAATATGGCCGATTCCGTAGTTGTCGACAGGCTGATCGCGCTGGGTGCAAATGTCGAACAGGCCTGCTTTACGTCGCCCAGCGCGCTGGTTTATGCCATGGCGCTGCTGCATGACAGCATCCATGTGAGCGATCCAGCACAGTTGAAGGCCTATCTTGAGGGCCGTGTTCCGGCTGACGCCTTCGATGCCAAATGCGGTACCATTTTGGATTGCGAGCTGTCAGCCCAGCGTCAGGGCTGGCATGCGATGCTCGCTGAACCACGGAAGAAGCTGATCTTCGAGGCTGTCCGCAAGCACTTCAGTGGGTCCGCCAATGCACTCCGTGAGGTGGTCACGACGCTGCTGGCAAAGGGGGCCGATCCGAATCGACGCTATGCGGACTTCAACGGCCACCGCGACCGTTGGACGCCAACCTTGTTCGCTGCCCAGCTTGGCGATCTGGATGTACTCAAGGCGATGATTGCCGCGGGTGGGGACCCTTGGGCCTCGCTGGAAGAGGACGATTCTTTGAGCGAAAAGAATGCACTGTGGGTTGCCGTCGCCTATCAGCGGCACACCGTGGTCGAGCATCTGCTGACGCTGCTGCCACAGCGCCTCTGGCACTGA
- a CDS encoding cold-shock protein, translating to MTASAGVVKWFGGYNSAKNTENKFGFVESIDGFDVFLHESGWLGQGRPTAGQLIHFHLEDHKGKWIATSANDLGELPLDELIGLITQKSGQSHVAVYIRIRDIIASSISRNLSTRTRWQTERIIDLMGLDELLSMLSDKQDWSKNIEFLATNGHISPLKDIDWLSLPAEYIARNVEEAANHLQSIDNSEAARLFNSSLGKLPPDLKLFGLLAGYLGKYARGRDKELESINEYVKDIYSGKDFPPDYIKTKIRSLAHLDGGIMMHPVIGPTFSYYQFKKYLYEKDLKFVNLYERTESLRSRADIFILKEIFSLVLAGNTLDNVYDLFMASLWEAIISEKINPEQDIGEILELFPACSTLENPYQKSQKLSCEAVYWKKQEIYLCRGKSCHYPKVIPNTGKNYTEFNIYDWFAHYDINYLHSAEPTEQDFPIKVAGYLNRLREIFKVIHCRCCSSLMIPDLRYARVEYMAVENGKLVKKDMAPAYRLTVFKCPNPNCVEFRKGHYINHCMGQGCYDIIDSRDSSLKCDAGRYICRSCASCCGDHAKSNPIGLCPDCAAPLKLYESKTYDALRNRYNRFVKCSDNNCSFTIESDDLVRRFYLPSCGPLNRQHQ from the coding sequence ATGACAGCAAGTGCGGGAGTCGTCAAATGGTTCGGCGGTTACAATAGTGCCAAAAATACTGAAAATAAATTTGGCTTCGTGGAGTCTATAGACGGATTCGATGTATTTCTACATGAGAGTGGATGGCTTGGCCAAGGAAGGCCAACTGCAGGTCAGCTCATTCATTTTCATCTTGAAGATCATAAAGGAAAATGGATCGCAACCAGTGCCAACGACTTGGGGGAACTCCCCCTCGATGAGCTAATTGGATTGATAACCCAGAAAAGTGGTCAATCACACGTTGCGGTGTACATTAGAATTAGAGATATCATAGCCTCTTCCATCAGTCGTAATCTATCGACCCGTACAAGGTGGCAAACAGAAAGAATCATTGATCTGATGGGGCTTGATGAACTTCTATCCATGCTGTCTGACAAGCAGGATTGGTCAAAGAATATCGAGTTTCTTGCCACAAATGGCCATATTTCTCCTCTGAAGGATATTGACTGGTTATCCTTGCCAGCAGAATACATTGCTAGAAACGTTGAAGAGGCTGCAAATCATCTGCAGTCAATCGATAATAGCGAGGCTGCACGGCTTTTTAACTCGTCTCTGGGAAAATTACCCCCTGACTTGAAGCTCTTTGGCCTACTAGCGGGCTACTTGGGGAAATATGCGCGTGGTAGGGATAAAGAACTCGAATCTATCAATGAGTATGTAAAAGATATTTATTCCGGTAAAGATTTCCCGCCTGATTATATAAAAACAAAAATCAGGAGTCTTGCTCACCTAGACGGTGGCATCATGATGCACCCTGTCATCGGTCCGACGTTCAGTTACTATCAGTTCAAAAAATACCTCTATGAAAAGGACCTGAAGTTTGTCAATCTTTACGAGCGTACCGAAAGTCTTCGATCAAGAGCTGATATTTTTATACTGAAGGAAATTTTTAGCTTGGTGCTAGCTGGGAACACGCTGGACAATGTATACGACCTGTTCATGGCGAGCTTGTGGGAAGCCATTATATCCGAAAAAATCAATCCTGAGCAGGATATAGGCGAGATACTTGAACTGTTTCCGGCATGCAGCACTCTGGAAAATCCATATCAAAAAAGCCAAAAACTTTCTTGCGAAGCTGTCTACTGGAAAAAGCAGGAAATTTATCTATGTCGTGGCAAGTCTTGTCATTATCCGAAAGTGATTCCAAATACTGGCAAAAACTATACTGAATTTAATATTTATGACTGGTTTGCTCATTACGATATAAACTATTTGCATTCCGCAGAGCCGACCGAACAAGACTTCCCCATAAAGGTTGCGGGCTACCTGAACAGGTTGAGGGAGATTTTCAAAGTAATTCATTGTCGCTGCTGCTCTTCTCTGATGATTCCAGATCTGCGCTATGCGCGTGTGGAATATATGGCAGTCGAAAATGGCAAGCTGGTCAAAAAAGACATGGCACCGGCGTATCGGCTCACGGTTTTCAAATGTCCAAATCCAAATTGCGTTGAATTCCGAAAAGGTCACTATATAAATCACTGCATGGGTCAAGGATGCTACGATATTATTGATTCGCGTGATAGCTCATTGAAGTGTGATGCTGGTCGCTACATCTGCAGGAGTTGTGCGAGTTGCTGCGGAGACCACGCAAAGAGCAATCCGATTGGCCTATGTCCCGATTGTGCTGCTCCGCTTAAACTGTACGAGTCAAAAACATATGACGCCCTACGGAACAGATACAACCGCTTCGTGAAGTGCAGTGATAATAATTGTAGTTTTACAATTGAATCAGATGACTTGGTCAGGCGTTTCTATCTACCAAGTTGCGGGCCTTTAAATCGCCAACATCAATAA